A window of Sulfolobales archaeon genomic DNA:
AAGCTTATAGAGTTTATGCTTGGTAGGAGGGAGGCTGATGACAAGGATCACTATAGGAATAAGAGGCTTAAGCTCGCAGGAGATCTCCTCGCAGTACAGTTCAGGGTAGCCTATAGAGCTTTTCTAAAGGACTTCAGATACCAGCTTGAGAAGGCAAGGGCGAGGACTAGGAAGGTGACCCAGATAAGTGCTCTAGTGAGATCCGATATAATTACTGAGAGGATTAGACATGCAATGGCAACGGGTAACTGGGTTGGTAATAGGGTTGGTGTGAGCCAGATCCTAGATAGAACCAACTGGATCTCGATGCACAGCCATCTCAGAAGGGTTGTATCTCCGCTGAGTAGGAGCCAGCCCAACTTCGAGGCAAGGGATCTTCATGGCACCCAGTGGGGTAGGATATGTCTCTTCGAAACACCTGAGGGGCCTAACTGTGGATTGGTTAAGAATATGGCCCTCACAGCATATATATCTGTTGGTGTTGATGAGAACATAGTTCTAGATATTCTTGAGAAGATAGACGATCCCGATATGAGGATCGAGAAGATCGAGAAGATCTTTAATGAGCTTAGGAAAGGGGGATCACCACCGATCGAGGGCTCCAGAGTACTGATCAATGGCAGGCCCATAGGCTTCTGCAGAGATGGTGAGAAGCTGGTGAGATTCCTGAGGGATCTTAGGAGGAGTGGGAAGCTCCACTACGAGGTCAGTATAGCCCATATCAAGACCCAATATATAGATGAGATCTATATAAACACAGATGCGGGGAGATTCCTTAGACCCGTGTTCGTGGTTAGAGATGGAAAGCTGGTATATAGCAGGGAACATGCCGAGGCCCTTAGAAGGGGTGAGATAGGTTTTGAGGATCTTGTTAGGATGGGTGTGGTGGAATATCTAGATCCTGATGAGGAGGAGAACGCCTATATAGCCCTCAACCCATCGGATCTCACTAAGGAGCATACCCACATGGAGATCTATCCACCCGCTATTGTTGGGATAGCAGCAGCGACGATACCCTATGCCGAGCATAACCAGAGCCCGAGGAATACATACCAGTCTGCAATGGTTAAGCAGGCTCTGGGGCTCTATGCTGCTAACTATCAGATAAGAACAGATACCAGATCGTATCTCCTCCACTATCCAGAGAAGCCCCTTGTACAGACTAAGTTCCTAGATGTGATAGGCTATAACTCTAAGCCAGCTGGCCATAACATGGTTGTAGCTGTTATGAGCTATACAGGGTATAACATGGAGGACGCTGTTATACTTAACAGGTCGAGTGTTGAGAGGGGCATGGCTAGATCAACATTCTTCAGGCTATACACTATAGAGGAGAGGAGATACCCAGGGGGTGAGGAGGATAGGATAGAGATACCAGATCCAAGCGTCCATGGATATAGGGGTAAGCAGTTCTACTCAAAACTAGATAAGGAGGGTATAATAGGTGTTGAGGTCCCCGTAGCAGGTGGAGAGATACTCGTTGGCAAGACATCGCCATCCAGGTTTATGGAGGAGATGAAGGAGTTCGGTGTTATAGCTGCTAAGAGGAAGGATACATCAACAGGGGTTAGACATGGTGAGAAGGGTATAGTTGACATGGTTATCATGACAACAACCTCTGAGGGGCATAGGCTTGTGAAGGTGAGGGTAAGGGATCTAGGGATAGTAGAGATCGGTGATAAATTCGCATCGAGACACGGTCAGAAGGGTGTTGTTGGGATGCTGATACCTCAGAGCGATATGCCATATACCAGTGAGGGGATAACACCGGATCTCATAATAAACCCCCACGCCTTACCATCGAGAATGACCCTTGGACAGCTTATGGAGAGCATAGCTGGTAAGGTTGCAGCCCTCAGAGGTAGATATGTTGATGCCACGCCATTCTATGGAGAGGATATAGAGTCTCTGAAGAAAGAGCTACTGCTACTGGGATACCCAATGGATGGTACAGAGCCTATGTATGATGGGAGAACTGGTGAGCTGATTGGGAGCCCGATATTCATAGGTATAGTCTTCTATCAGAAGCTCCACCACATGGTAGCGAATAAGATCCATGCTAGGGCTAGGGGTCAGGTGCAGATACTTACAAAGCAGCCCACAGAGGGTAGGGCTAGAGAGGGTGGGTTGAGGTTCGGTGAGATGGAGAGGGACAGCCTAGTAGGCCATGGCGCATCGATACTTCTTAAGGAGAAGATGCTCGATGCAAGTGATAAGACAACTATATATGTATGCACAGAATGTGGCCATATAGGGTGGTTCGATAGGAATAACAAGAAGCCTGTATGCCCGCTCCACGGAGATAAATCAAAGATAGTTCCTGTGAGTGTATCATATGCGTTTAAACTCCTTCTACAGGAGTTGATGGCAATGCTTATAGCCCCAAGACTTATTGTTAAAGAAAGGGTGGAGATATTCAAGGAGAGGTGGAGGTGATCAAGATGTCGGAGGAGTATATGGTAGCGGGTATAAAGTTCGGGATACTATCGCCTGAGGAGATAAGGAAGATCTCTGTTGTCCCTATTTTAACTAGTGAGATCCTAGATGAGGATGGTATACCGATTAGAAACTCGATTATGGATCCCAGGCTAGGTGTTATAGAGCCTGGGAGGAGATGTGAGGTCTGTGGAAACACTATGGCCCAGTGCCCAGGCCACTTCGGCCATCTAGAGCTTGCCAGGCCTGTTATACACTATGGTTTTGTAAAGCATATATACGATCTTCTTAGGGCGACATGTAGGAGCTGTGGGAGGCTTAAGATCCCGAGTGAGTATGTAGCTAGGTATAAGGATCCTGAGAGGGCTGTTGAGGAGATAAGGAAGATATATGCTAAGATGAAGAATAGATGGCCCCTCCTAGCTAAGAGATATTCTGAGAGCCTTAAAAGAGAGGCTTTCAAGGTTGCTGAATGCCCATTCTGTGGCGCTAAGCAGTATAAGATCAGGCTTGAGAAGCCAACTATATTCTATGAGGAGAGGAAGGAGGATCTTGTTAGGCTCAACCCTGTGGAGATTAGGCAGAGGCTTGAGAGGATACCAAATAGGGATCTAGAGCTCCTAGGCTATGACCCCGAGAGTGCTAGGCCTGAGTGGATGGTTATAACAGTGCTACCTATACCGCCCCTCAGTATAAGGCCTTCTATAGTGCTTGAGACTGGAGCTAGATCTGAGGATGATTTGACACACAAGCTAGCAGATATTGTGAGGACTAACGAGAGGCTGAGGGAGCATATAAACCAGGGCGCTCCGAACATAATAGTCGAGGATCTCTGGGAGTTGCTGCAGTATCACATAACAACATACTTCGATAACGAGGCCCCGGGGATACCGCCTGCTAAGCAGAGATATGGAAGGCCTCTGAGAACCCTTGCACAGAGGCTCAAGGGTAAGGAGGGGAGGTTCAGGGGGAACCTCTCTGGTAAGAGGGTTGACTTCTCTGCTAGGAGTGTTATAAGCCCAGATCCATATATAAGTATAAATGAGGTGGGTGTTCCAGAATATGTAGCAAAGATCCTCACGGTTCCTGAGACAGTTACCAAATGGAATATCGAGGAGATGAGGAGATACGTGATAAACGGCCCATATAAGTGGCCTGGTGCTAACTATGTGATAGCGCCAGACGGTAGGAAGATAGATCTTAGGTATGTGAAGGATAGAAAAGCCCTGGCAGAGACCATAACACCTGGCTGGGTTGTTGAGAGACATCTAATAGACGGGGATATAGTTCTCTTCAACAGGCAGCCAAGCCTCCACAGGATGAGCATAATGGCCCACAAGGTAAGGGTTCTCCCCGGGAGAACCTTTAGGCTACATCTAAGTGTATGCCCACCATATAACGCTGACTTCGATGGGGATGAGATGAACCTCCATGTACCACAGTCTGTCGAGGCCAGGGCTGAGGCTAGGCTACTACTGCTTGTTCAGGAGCATATATTATCACCTAGATATGGTGGCCCGATAATAGGCGGGATCCAGGATTATATAAGCGGTGCATATATACTCACGAGCAAGGCCACCCTATTAACTAAAGAGGAGGTTATAGATCTTCTTGCAGCCGCTAGATATGCAGGCCCCCTTCCAGAGCCAGCTATACTCTCGCCGAAGAAGTATTGGACTGGTAAGCAGCTTGTAAGCATCTTCCTACCGGAGGACTTCAACTATAGAGGACCTTCCAACATATCTGCTGGTCTCCTCAAGTGCGATAATGAGGAGTGCTTCTGGGACTCCTATATAGTTGTTAAGAAGGGAATGCTTCTCGAGGGTGTGCTTGATAAGAAGGCTATAGGGGCTCAGCAGCCTGAGACGCTATTCCATCACCTCGTTAGAGAGTATGGAAATGATTTTGGAGCTAGATTCATCGATAATGTGTTTAGAATGTTTATAAGGGTTCTGGAGAAGAAGGGGTTCACGATGACATATGACGATGTCCTGATCCCGCCGAATGCTGAGAAGGAGATAGAGGAGGTGATTAAGAGGGCATATAGAGAGGCTGATGAGCTTATAAAGCTAAAGGAGAAAGGGGTTCTAGAGCCTGTTCCGGGTAGGAGTCTCGAGGAGACCCTGGAGATCAAGCTGATGGATGAGGTTCTTAGAAAGGCTAGGGAGGAGGCTGGTGAGATAGCTGTGAAATACCTAGACCCATTTAACCATGCCTTCGTAATGGCTAGGACAGGTGCTAGGGGATCGACGCTGAATCTCACCCAGATGGCTGCTAGCCTGGGGCAGCAGTCAATAAGAGGT
This region includes:
- the rpoB gene encoding DNA-directed RNA polymerase subunit B, with product KLIEFMLGRREADDKDHYRNKRLKLAGDLLAVQFRVAYRAFLKDFRYQLEKARARTRKVTQISALVRSDIITERIRHAMATGNWVGNRVGVSQILDRTNWISMHSHLRRVVSPLSRSQPNFEARDLHGTQWGRICLFETPEGPNCGLVKNMALTAYISVGVDENIVLDILEKIDDPDMRIEKIEKIFNELRKGGSPPIEGSRVLINGRPIGFCRDGEKLVRFLRDLRRSGKLHYEVSIAHIKTQYIDEIYINTDAGRFLRPVFVVRDGKLVYSREHAEALRRGEIGFEDLVRMGVVEYLDPDEEENAYIALNPSDLTKEHTHMEIYPPAIVGIAAATIPYAEHNQSPRNTYQSAMVKQALGLYAANYQIRTDTRSYLLHYPEKPLVQTKFLDVIGYNSKPAGHNMVVAVMSYTGYNMEDAVILNRSSVERGMARSTFFRLYTIEERRYPGGEEDRIEIPDPSVHGYRGKQFYSKLDKEGIIGVEVPVAGGEILVGKTSPSRFMEEMKEFGVIAAKRKDTSTGVRHGEKGIVDMVIMTTTSEGHRLVKVRVRDLGIVEIGDKFASRHGQKGVVGMLIPQSDMPYTSEGITPDLIINPHALPSRMTLGQLMESIAGKVAALRGRYVDATPFYGEDIESLKKELLLLGYPMDGTEPMYDGRTGELIGSPIFIGIVFYQKLHHMVANKIHARARGQVQILTKQPTEGRAREGGLRFGEMERDSLVGHGASILLKEKMLDASDKTTIYVCTECGHIGWFDRNNKKPVCPLHGDKSKIVPVSVSYAFKLLLQELMAMLIAPRLIVKERVEIFKERWR
- the rpoA1 gene encoding DNA-directed RNA polymerase subunit A', with product MSEEYMVAGIKFGILSPEEIRKISVVPILTSEILDEDGIPIRNSIMDPRLGVIEPGRRCEVCGNTMAQCPGHFGHLELARPVIHYGFVKHIYDLLRATCRSCGRLKIPSEYVARYKDPERAVEEIRKIYAKMKNRWPLLAKRYSESLKREAFKVAECPFCGAKQYKIRLEKPTIFYEERKEDLVRLNPVEIRQRLERIPNRDLELLGYDPESARPEWMVITVLPIPPLSIRPSIVLETGARSEDDLTHKLADIVRTNERLREHINQGAPNIIVEDLWELLQYHITTYFDNEAPGIPPAKQRYGRPLRTLAQRLKGKEGRFRGNLSGKRVDFSARSVISPDPYISINEVGVPEYVAKILTVPETVTKWNIEEMRRYVINGPYKWPGANYVIAPDGRKIDLRYVKDRKALAETITPGWVVERHLIDGDIVLFNRQPSLHRMSIMAHKVRVLPGRTFRLHLSVCPPYNADFDGDEMNLHVPQSVEARAEARLLLLVQEHILSPRYGGPIIGGIQDYISGAYILTSKATLLTKEEVIDLLAAARYAGPLPEPAILSPKKYWTGKQLVSIFLPEDFNYRGPSNISAGLLKCDNEECFWDSYIVVKKGMLLEGVLDKKAIGAQQPETLFHHLVREYGNDFGARFIDNVFRMFIRVLEKKGFTMTYDDVLIPPNAEKEIEEVIKRAYREADELIKLKEKGVLEPVPGRSLEETLEIKLMDEVLRKAREEAGEIAVKYLDPFNHAFVMARTGARGSTLNLTQMAASLGQQSIRGERIHRGYMGRPLPHFKPGDMSPPARGFVASSFRKGLSPIEMFYHAAGGREGLVDTAVRTSQSGYMQRRLINALQDLYVEYDGTVRTPEGSIIQFRYGEDGIDPMKSVHGKGVSVDRLIERVAGWRL